GCACGTTTACCCGGGTTGAGGTTGCTTTATGAGTCATTTGCCGCAGGTTACCGGGGAAGAGTTGATTCGCGTCCTCCAGCGTTTGGGTTTCCATGTTCACCGTAAAAAGGGCAGCTACCGTTTCTTGAAACACAAAACCGACCCCAACCGCTTTGCGCTTGTCGCTGTCCACAAAGGAGAAACCATCCCACCAGGTACGCTTACAAAAATCCTCCGCACGGCAAAAGTTTCAGTTGAAAAATTAAAGCAGTACCTTTAGAAGAAACCTGTTGCCTTATAACGGTAGCAGATTTCGCCTTTAATAAACAATGTGACATTATTCAGATAAACTCAATCAGGTGTTAAATTTGAGCACCAAGTTGGGCACCGAAAAAGCATCAGAAAATTAGTCGGGCACCAAATGGGCACCAAAACAACAATAAAGGCTTCCGGCTAAAGCCCCGGAAGCCTTGAATTTCCTGGTGGGCGGGAGAAGAATTGAACTTCCGACCTTCTGCGTGTCAAGCAGACGTTCTCCCACTGAACTACCCGCCCGGCAATATATATTATGCTCCGTACCTTTTCAATTGTCAAGCCTTCACGTACTTATTTCCACCCAATGGTCTTAAAGCAATATTGGATTATGCCGTCATCGCCGGAAGAATGGTCCCAGCAATAACCGCGGTGGCCGTCGGTTATACACCCAACATCAGAGCTGCCGTAGAAAACAAAATAATCAGAAGACTGGGCGGCAAAAGCCGCCGGTGCCATGGTCATTAGAAATATAACTACAGCAACTGCCAGGAAAAATTTCCTCATTATTTTTTATTATAGCAGAAATAATTAACCTGATACTTTGTCCCACAACTGCCTGTACCATCCCTTCTTCGGCACCCACGTCCCGGCCAGCAGATTAACCCGCCCCACTTCCTGCCCGTGCAGCAGGTAAACAGATTCACCAATTTTCTGCCCCTTCTTCACCGGCGCTGCCACCGGTCCGCCCGTTTCAACTCTCTTTTCCAGCTTTGCCAGATCATCCGGATCCAGCCGGACTTCCAGGTCCTTTTCGGCCACCGCCTCCACAGCCCCTGCCGACCCGCCTGTCACCGGCCGTTTTGCTACCACCTCACCGGCTCTTACAACTAGAACCGGCCTGATCACATTAAAGCCGTACTCGAACAGCCTGACACAGTCCTGGTAACGGTTGTCGCTGTGAAGCACTACAGCAATCAGACGGCGCCCCTCCCTGGTGGCCGATGCCGCAAGGCAATTGCCTGCCATGGGGGTGGTGCCGGTTTTCACCCCGTCAATGCCTTCATATCCGCCGAACAACAGGCGGTTGCTGTTGATAATCTTCTCTTCCCGCTCCGGCGGCTCGACCCAGCGAACCGCGGCCTCTTTCGTCTGCACCAGTTCGTTGAACTTGGGGTGGCCCAGGGCGCACCTTGTCAGGACCGCCAGGTCGCGAGCAGTGGTATAGTGGTTGGGATCATGGTAACCGTTTGTATTGGCATAGCGGGTGCCGAAGAGCCCCAGAACTGCCGCTTTGGCGTTCATCATCTTTATAAAACGCTCGTGGCTTCCCCCTACATGCTCGGCAATGGCAACGGTGGAATCGTTGGCAGAACTGATCAGGGCGGCTTTAAGCAGTTCCTCAAGGGTAATTTTTTCGCCCTTTCTTAAGTCTATGATCGAACCCATGGAAACGGCCGCCGCCCTGCCGCCCACGGTGACGACATCACCCAGGTTGCCGTTTTCCAGGGCCACCACCGCCGTCATGATCTTGGTCAGACTGGCCGGCTCGGCCCTTCTGTAATGGTTTTTGGCATAATAAACCTGTCCCGTTTGAACGTCCATCAGTATGGCCGCGTCGGCGGTTATGGCCGGCGGAGCCGCCACTGCGGGGCGAGTTAAAAAAACAAGCAGAATCAGAAGAAAAACGGCCTTCAACCTGAACATCAAAAATACTGCACACCTCCTTCTGCATAATATTTGTGGAATATATTTCCGCACCGGCAATATTTATCAAACTGCTTCGCAGGAGAGAAAAAATGAAAGCCTATTACTTTCACATTTCAAAAATTAAAATAATTTTATTTACCGCCGGCCGAAAGACCGCCTGCCTGCAAAAAAACCGCATTTTCCATCCAATGCGGTTTTTAAAATGCGCTACCGGGAAGTCGGGGAAATTCTTTTGGCTATCTCGGCCAGTTCATTATCGAAAGCCGATACCGGCTGCCCGGCGGCCACCCCTTCCGCTACACGCCGCAAACGGGTAACTATATCAGGGTCGCTGCTTACATAAACGGCCGTCAAACGCGGCTCCGCCTTCTTAACCTCACCACTCACTTCCCGCTTTATTCTTTCGGTTTCCCCTTTTTCCAGGCCAGCCTTCTGGTCAACGCCAACATAGGCAGTGGTGCCTGCCACCACCACCGTTGCCCTGTTCACTCCCGCCACGCGACTTGCTGCAGCAGAGATATTCGAAGCTATCCTGCTGACCTCTTCCGGGCTGGTGGGCATGGCTTCCTGGGACGGTGCTGCCGGTGCCGGAGCCTGGCTTTCCGGCGGGTTCTGCGGGGCAGGTTTTCTTAAGGCGGTGCAGCCTGCCGCCAGCGCCACCCCGACAAACAATACCGCTAAAAAAAACGACAGCCTTTTAGTTGCTTTCACGCCGTTTAACCTCCTTATCTTTCTCATCACTGGCTATTATCTCAAATATTTTTAAAGTTATTCCCTGCCCCAAACAAAGAAGGACGGCTGCTTGCCGGGCAAACAATCAGGGATTGCGCCCGGGCAGGACCGTCCCGGTTTATAAAGCGAATTTTCCTCCCGTCACCTGCCAGCCGTTTTCAAAACGACGATAGGGGTTTGCTGGTCGTCATTTCCAAAAGGATTATCTTCAAGGTACCTTTTCAGCATCTCTTGCTCTACGCCCCCGGTTGCGGCAAGAATATCCACGTTTTTAATGTCGTTTACATCCACTATCACGGCCTCTGCCCCGGTGGCCTTTTTAATCTTATCTACAACCGCTTGCGGATCTTTCGGCCCGAGGATGATATGCCTTTCAAAAGGCCACATAGTCCCGGCCACATCATCAATAAGGGTTAGATGGCGCCCGGCCACCCGGTAAAAATCCCCCTTCCTGCCGGCCAGTTTGCCCAGGGCGGCAGCAGCGGCCCCTAAAAGGATGCGGGGCGTTCCGGTTTCCCTGATGGCCAGTTCCATTGCCTGGGGAGTGGCCAGGCTGCCGTCCTTGCCGGGAAAGCGGCACAGAAACCTTGCCAGGAGCCCCGGCCGGACGGTCTCAGGCAGGATTGCCCTGCCCTGAGTAATCGCCACCACACTTTCAGCTACGGCAATAATGTCTCCCGGCGAGGCAATTTCCCCGGTATATTTTTTAACCACTTCGACTATATCGTCCTTTTCGGTAATAATATGTGTTCTAATCGGAATCCTGCCTGCAATCACGGTAACACCTTCTTTAAAAGGTACTGGTGCGGGCAAAATAGTTTTTTACCCCGTTAAAGATGCCTTCCGCCGCCTTCTTATGAACGGTAGGGCTGCGCAAAAGCCCTTCCTCCACCCAGTTGGTTATTGTAACTACTTCAACCTCCACCGCCGGTATGCCAAGGCCTTCATAATCTCTGCTCTCCCTGAGGCCTCTATCCGCTAGCTTCAATTTTTTTATAACTTCTTCCTTAATCATGTCTGCCGCGGCCAAACCCTCAGGGCTGTAAAGCACCGCCGTTCCGCCCACCCTGCAGTCTCTGTGAGAATGGGTGTGAATGCTGATAAACAGGTCTGCTCCCCATTTCCTGGCAATTTCAAATCTTTTCTCCCTTGTAACATTTTCATCCGAGGTGCGGGTCAGGACGGCCTGCGCACCGGCTTGCTCAAACAATTTCCGGAGATTCCGGGCGACAGGCATAACCACATTTTTCTCGACCAGGTTGACCGGGCCCCTGCCTCCCCAGTCATTTCCACCATGCCCGGGATCAATGGCAATTTTTTTTCCTTTAAATAAACCGGCCAGAAAAGACCGTTCCAGGGTAATGACAGTCCTTACAGGTATTCCTGGCGTTACTTCAATTTCGTGCCCGGCAGGGTGGTCCAGGCAAATTACCACCAGGGCAATTTCCGGACCTTTCTGAACCAGGGATATTTCCCTGACCAGACCGTCGTTTACGCCGATTAAGCCCTCCGGCATGTTGGCCACCGTCCCCCGAGCCTCCAGGACAATGTTGTTTCCTTCCCTGCCTGCCCTATAATCAAAGGCTTCCGTGGACTCTATCACCACCTTTGAAAAAACACCGGTGTCCTCTTCGGATACCTTTGACCAGATATTTGTAATTCTGGACCGTTTCGGGGAAAGCAAAGGAACGCCTCCTTTCCAGGCTGCTGTAGCCTGTGCCGGGTTTATTTAATCAAAAAAAGGGTTTCGTCAGGTGGAC
The window above is part of the Pelotomaculum thermopropionicum SI genome. Proteins encoded here:
- the DacC gene encoding D-alanyl-D-alanine carboxypeptidase — encoded protein: MFRLKAVFLLILLVFLTRPAVAAPPAITADAAILMDVQTGQVYYAKNHYRRAEPASLTKIMTAVVALENGNLGDVVTVGGRAAAVSMGSIIDLRKGEKITLEELLKAALISSANDSTVAIAEHVGGSHERFIKMMNAKAAVLGLFGTRYANTNGYHDPNHYTTARDLAVLTRCALGHPKFNELVQTKEAAVRWVEPPEREEKIINSNRLLFGGYEGIDGVKTGTTPMAGNCLAASATREGRRLIAVVLHSDNRYQDCVRLFEYGFNVIRPVLVVRAGEVVAKRPVTGGSAGAVEAVAEKDLEVRLDPDDLAKLEKRVETGGPVAAPVKKGQKIGESVYLLHGQEVGRVNLLAGTWVPKKGWYRQLWDKVSG
- a CDS encoding hypothetical protein (containing partial COG4071, uncharacterized protein conserved in archaea), whose protein sequence is MPAPVPFKEGVTVIAGRIPIRTHIITEKDDIVEVVKKYTGEIASPGDIIAVAESVVAITQGRAILPETVRPGLLARFLCRFPGKDGSLATPQAMELAIRETGTPRILLGAAAAALGKLAGRKGDFYRVAGRHLTLIDDVAGTMWPFERHIILGPKDPQAVVDKIKKATGAEAVIVDVNDIKNVDILAATGGVEQEMLKRYLEDNPFGNDDQQTPIVVLKTAGR
- a CDS encoding hypothetical membrane protein, whose product is MKATKRLSFFLAVLFVGVALAAGCTALRKPAPQNPPESQAPAPAAPSQEAMPTSPEEVSRIASNISAAASRVAGVNRATVVVAGTTAYVGVDQKAGLEKGETERIKREVSGEVKKAEPRLTAVYVSSDPDIVTRLRRVAEGVAAGQPVSAFDNELAEIAKRISPTSR
- the AmiC gene encoding N-acetylmuramoyl-L-alanine amidase, which codes for MLSPKRSRITNIWSKVSEEDTGVFSKVVIESTEAFDYRAGREGNNIVLEARGTVANMPEGLIGVNDGLVREISLVQKGPEIALVVICLDHPAGHEIEVTPGIPVRTVITLERSFLAGLFKGKKIAIDPGHGGNDWGGRGPVNLVEKNVVMPVARNLRKLFEQAGAQAVLTRTSDENVTREKRFEIARKWGADLFISIHTHSHRDCRVGGTAVLYSPEGLAAADMIKEEVIKKLKLADRGLRESRDYEGLGIPAVEVEVVTITNWVEEGLLRSPTVHKKAAEGIFNGVKNYFARTSTF